From a single Marinobacter sp. THAF197a genomic region:
- the tssA gene encoding type VI secretion system protein TssA, giving the protein MQVIEQHPYVEQVLGAIPGESGTGDSLAEDPILEFLEDEVMKVGSLAHNDIDWNKVESEALKLLADRSKDIKVLGFLMLSLQRSGDGERFALSLYLLHRVLDGWWENAWPYPGAKGQRARKMLFTQMLQRALKGVESLSFDASVGDGRQYCLDLIDKLDDQAKAKDLPGDALFDLKRAAEKLPKPDQPGSQASAGEPQAASSQPAAAAPNRPATTTPASASLGNLTLDPSNERATRQSLLKVAELLTGTEPDNPLGYQMRRHAIWQSITSLPPTRDGKRTDLAAVSADRVAEYRESLDRTPDNELWQRIEQSLSVSPFWLDGHWLSARAAMALGHSDCAEAIREALKAFVERLPELAELTFNDGTAFLSDDAADWMHTAPATVKGNGSGANPWEQALDSAVELARQSKLPAALELLEQGLADAREPRERLYWRLASAKLLKETGLKAMAAQQIQDLQGQVRGLVLEDWEPGLIKQLERLA; this is encoded by the coding sequence ATGCAGGTTATTGAACAACACCCATACGTTGAACAGGTACTCGGTGCGATTCCGGGGGAAAGCGGCACCGGCGACAGCCTGGCCGAGGACCCGATCTTGGAGTTCCTGGAAGACGAAGTGATGAAAGTGGGTTCTCTGGCCCACAACGACATCGACTGGAACAAGGTTGAGAGCGAGGCCCTCAAGCTGTTGGCAGACCGCAGCAAAGACATCAAGGTGCTGGGTTTCCTGATGCTGAGCTTGCAGCGCAGTGGCGACGGCGAACGCTTTGCCTTGTCACTGTACCTGTTGCATCGGGTGTTGGATGGCTGGTGGGAGAACGCCTGGCCCTACCCCGGCGCCAAGGGCCAGCGTGCCCGAAAAATGCTGTTTACCCAGATGCTGCAACGGGCCCTCAAAGGTGTGGAGAGCCTGAGTTTTGATGCCAGCGTGGGTGATGGCCGTCAGTACTGCCTGGACCTGATCGACAAGCTGGATGACCAGGCCAAAGCCAAAGACCTGCCGGGTGACGCCTTGTTTGATCTGAAGCGGGCGGCAGAGAAACTGCCTAAACCAGACCAGCCTGGCAGCCAGGCCAGTGCCGGGGAGCCGCAAGCCGCTTCGAGCCAGCCAGCGGCGGCGGCACCGAACCGGCCGGCAACAACGACTCCCGCAAGCGCCTCACTGGGCAACCTGACCCTGGACCCGAGTAATGAGCGGGCAACCCGCCAGAGCCTGCTAAAAGTGGCTGAACTGCTCACCGGCACTGAGCCGGACAACCCCTTGGGTTATCAGATGCGCCGCCATGCCATCTGGCAAAGCATCACCAGCCTGCCGCCCACCCGGGATGGCAAGCGAACAGACCTGGCTGCTGTGAGTGCAGACCGGGTGGCAGAGTACAGGGAAAGTCTGGATAGAACCCCGGATAACGAACTCTGGCAGCGCATCGAACAGAGCCTGTCGGTCAGCCCGTTCTGGCTGGATGGCCACTGGCTCAGTGCCCGGGCGGCGATGGCGTTGGGCCATAGCGATTGCGCCGAAGCCATCCGGGAAGCCCTGAAAGCCTTTGTGGAAAGGCTGCCGGAATTGGCAGAGCTGACCTTCAACGACGGCACCGCCTTTCTCAGTGACGATGCCGCGGACTGGATGCACACCGCACCCGCGACAGTCAAAGGCAACGGAAGTGGCGCCAACCCCTGGGAGCAGGCGCTGGACAGCGCGGTGGAACTGGCACGGCAGAGCAAACTGCCGGCGGCACTGGAGCTGCTTGAACAAGGCCTGGCCGATGCCCGGGAGCCCCGGGAACGGCTGTACTGGCGCCTGGCCAGTGCCAAGCTGCTGAAAGAAACCGGCCTGAAAGCCATGGCCGCGCAACAGATTCAGGACCTGCAGGGGCAGGTCCGTGGCCTGGTTCTGGAAGACTGGGAACCCGGCCTGATCAAACAACTGGAACGACTGGCGTAA
- the vasI gene encoding type VI secretion system-associated protein VasI: MTLKDRIQPGLFGLAMLLAGTVTLADTRLAEAEACTAEANRLERLACFDEVFATPLARYEQGRRVPEINQSERWRRAFAQASGEDASGVTYRDTGAAAGHLVTVSALGVQPPRPVLVLQCHNNITELTVMLPEPINRERVEVALGTERAYWRVRDEGLVVSAGRGLPAIRIVQQIVGQPDARIHAEAEELDGLLFDLSGYAEAIRPLRQACGW, from the coding sequence ATGACCCTGAAAGACCGAATCCAACCCGGACTGTTCGGCCTGGCCATGCTGCTGGCCGGCACCGTCACGCTCGCCGACACCCGCTTGGCGGAAGCCGAGGCCTGCACGGCAGAAGCCAACCGGCTGGAACGGCTCGCCTGCTTTGATGAAGTATTCGCTACTCCACTGGCCCGTTATGAACAGGGTCGGCGGGTGCCGGAGATCAACCAGTCCGAACGCTGGCGCCGGGCCTTTGCCCAGGCCAGTGGTGAGGATGCGTCCGGGGTGACCTATCGGGATACCGGTGCGGCAGCTGGCCACCTGGTCACTGTCTCTGCATTAGGGGTTCAACCGCCACGACCGGTGCTGGTGCTGCAGTGCCACAACAACATCACCGAACTGACCGTCATGCTGCCGGAACCCATTAACCGGGAACGGGTCGAGGTGGCACTGGGCACCGAGCGAGCCTACTGGCGGGTACGGGATGAAGGCCTGGTGGTCAGTGCCGGCCGGGGCTTGCCGGCAATCCGCATAGTGCAGCAAATCGTCGGGCAGCCGGACGCCCGCATTCACGCCGAAGCCGAGGAGCTGGATGGTTTGCTGTTTGATCTTTCCGGTTATGCAGAAGCGATCCGGCCACTGCGTCAGGCCTGTGGCTGGTAA
- the tssM gene encoding type VI secretion system membrane subunit TssM, translated as METMWRKALLIGRWLLPHLRNAAPVTLALAVIALLVATWWLGPRLEIGGEYPLMAWQMRALVTLGVILLVVVFWGMALARRLGKVNKAKAEEQQEQEDPILPMERRQQRLLDRQLQALKSNLPGRKGLYRLPWYLVMGLEDAGKTSLIQRAGQTYTLTNVTRNNRGDRNPFGFDWWIGDNGVLIDPDGELLSQNQGEGATGEIQNRLWNHFIGWLERSRPQRPLNGVILAVDLARLSTASDQQREAHAILLRTRLRELMEQLGSRLPVYVTFTKMDLMYGFAPFVRTLSKAEKDKALGFTFRLDGLQDHDQWLEQFADRYNDMVDELSQRLPDVLADTRDNEERAAAYSFTRQLAGLKTTMEQFLTDLLSADAFSTPALVRGTYFTSVLQEGVPEDAFVSAAAHNYQMTSPIQPAQRGGQSVSLFTKGLFPEVIYPEAGLAGDNRKVVSKRRRKVAVAAAVAVCAGAGMTAGWQHYFIKNADAAAQVENRVNAFINNWQPVGYEPDSTGRNLLQPLDELREATMAFGDYRNEWSLVADMGLYQGHKVGPEVDAAYLDMLAYQYLPALMFGVMEEMGRAPDNSTERLEHLRVLRMLYDASGRRSDLVAAYMRSYWQNRFPGQREVQNRLYGHLQYAMAHTNLAGMAAEGDQTATMALAPFRSSVQWAQHELGRISTPDRVYRDLEVEANREFQAPLELARSSGPAFSTVFTRMDAYGEPLGDELPSADDPLSIPALLTREGLEKWFLRKSGSVTELALVDAWVLGRRNDVDFSKADEAELLASLQTLYAENYAEAWRTAVSRLDVHRFEDLNHGVRILESLTSGHEPLARFLGQVQSNTRLIPVGDGEAEAARKLLEQSPHFRMLQDIERQFADLNRLTRKQGDQPSGLDEIMQVVGELHEYLRNIQESPDAGKAALSAARARMGLQGADPIFTLQRMANHQPEPLNRVLNRLATESWRVVLDRAVAQLEREWYREVYQPFQQNLARHYPFTAGAGRDAALQDFERFFAPDGILETFYNDNLKLFLEDHPEHVGDARRASLVRRDVVASLDRARQIRQAFFTRSGTLDVEFALEPLNLTNNKRRAVVNIDGQLVEFSHGPRQSIPLVWPNTLRDSVESRITLVPIQVNRSPRSISESGPWALFRLLDKAEIAGVSSNAVDVKFTVDDGEMRYRLHAASNTNPFTQQLLSGYRIPRSLY; from the coding sequence ATGGAAACCATGTGGAGAAAAGCCTTACTCATTGGTCGTTGGCTACTGCCTCATCTTCGTAACGCCGCACCGGTCACCCTGGCGCTGGCGGTCATCGCCTTGCTGGTGGCAACCTGGTGGCTAGGCCCCCGCCTGGAAATTGGTGGAGAGTACCCGTTGATGGCCTGGCAGATGCGGGCCCTGGTGACCCTGGGTGTGATTTTGCTGGTGGTGGTGTTCTGGGGTATGGCCCTGGCCCGCCGGCTGGGCAAGGTGAATAAAGCCAAGGCCGAGGAGCAACAGGAACAGGAAGATCCGATCCTGCCTATGGAGCGCCGGCAGCAGCGCTTGCTGGACCGCCAGTTGCAGGCCCTGAAAAGCAATCTGCCCGGCCGCAAAGGCCTGTACCGCCTGCCCTGGTACCTGGTGATGGGCCTGGAAGATGCCGGTAAGACCAGCCTGATTCAGCGGGCAGGGCAAACCTACACCCTTACCAACGTTACCCGAAATAACCGGGGCGACCGCAATCCCTTCGGTTTTGACTGGTGGATTGGCGATAACGGTGTACTGATCGACCCGGACGGCGAACTGCTGAGCCAGAACCAGGGCGAGGGCGCTACCGGCGAAATCCAGAACCGGCTGTGGAACCATTTTATCGGCTGGCTCGAGCGCAGCCGTCCCCAGCGCCCGCTGAACGGCGTGATTCTGGCCGTGGATCTGGCCCGCCTGAGCACCGCCAGTGACCAGCAGCGGGAAGCCCACGCCATCCTGCTGCGCACCCGCCTGCGGGAACTGATGGAACAGCTGGGCTCCCGGCTGCCGGTGTATGTCACCTTTACCAAAATGGACCTGATGTACGGCTTCGCACCGTTCGTGCGTACCCTGTCAAAAGCCGAGAAAGACAAGGCGCTGGGCTTCACCTTCCGACTGGATGGCCTTCAGGATCACGATCAGTGGCTGGAACAGTTCGCAGACCGCTACAACGACATGGTGGATGAGCTGAGCCAGCGCCTGCCGGATGTCCTGGCGGACACCCGCGACAACGAAGAGCGGGCTGCGGCCTATTCGTTCACTCGCCAGCTGGCGGGCCTGAAAACCACCATGGAGCAGTTCCTGACCGACCTGCTGTCGGCCGATGCCTTCTCCACACCGGCCCTGGTCCGTGGGACCTATTTCACCTCGGTGCTGCAGGAAGGTGTGCCGGAAGATGCCTTTGTTTCTGCCGCTGCCCACAATTACCAGATGACCAGCCCAATCCAGCCGGCCCAGCGAGGCGGTCAGTCGGTCAGCCTGTTTACCAAAGGGCTGTTCCCGGAGGTGATCTATCCGGAGGCGGGCCTGGCGGGCGATAACCGCAAGGTGGTCAGCAAACGCCGTCGCAAAGTGGCCGTGGCCGCCGCCGTGGCAGTGTGCGCCGGTGCCGGCATGACCGCCGGCTGGCAGCACTATTTTATCAAGAACGCAGACGCCGCCGCCCAGGTGGAAAACCGGGTAAACGCCTTTATCAACAACTGGCAGCCGGTGGGCTACGAGCCTGACAGCACCGGCCGTAACCTGCTGCAACCACTGGATGAATTGCGCGAGGCCACCATGGCCTTTGGTGACTACCGTAACGAGTGGAGCCTGGTGGCCGATATGGGCCTGTATCAGGGCCACAAAGTGGGGCCGGAAGTGGATGCGGCGTACCTCGACATGTTGGCCTACCAGTACCTGCCTGCATTGATGTTTGGCGTGATGGAAGAAATGGGCCGGGCACCGGACAACAGCACCGAACGCCTGGAACACCTGCGGGTGCTGCGTATGCTGTACGACGCCAGCGGCCGCCGCAGCGACCTTGTCGCCGCTTACATGCGCAGCTACTGGCAGAACCGTTTCCCCGGCCAGCGGGAGGTGCAGAACCGCCTCTATGGCCACCTGCAATACGCCATGGCCCACACCAACCTGGCGGGCATGGCAGCGGAGGGCGACCAGACCGCCACCATGGCACTGGCACCGTTCCGCAGCAGCGTGCAGTGGGCGCAGCATGAGCTGGGCCGGATCAGCACGCCAGATCGTGTCTACCGTGATCTGGAGGTGGAAGCCAACCGGGAATTCCAGGCGCCGCTGGAGCTGGCGCGCAGCTCCGGGCCGGCCTTCTCCACCGTGTTCACCCGCATGGACGCCTACGGCGAACCGCTGGGTGATGAATTACCGTCCGCAGACGATCCGTTGTCCATCCCTGCCTTGCTGACCCGCGAAGGCCTGGAGAAGTGGTTCCTGCGCAAATCCGGTTCGGTAACCGAACTGGCGTTGGTGGATGCCTGGGTATTGGGCCGGCGCAATGATGTGGATTTCAGCAAGGCGGACGAAGCGGAGTTGCTGGCCAGCCTGCAAACGCTGTATGCCGAGAATTATGCCGAAGCCTGGCGCACCGCCGTCAGCCGGCTGGATGTGCACCGGTTTGAAGACCTGAACCACGGCGTGCGCATTCTGGAAAGCCTGACCAGCGGCCACGAACCCCTGGCCCGGTTCCTTGGCCAGGTCCAGAGTAATACCCGCCTGATCCCGGTGGGTGACGGTGAAGCTGAAGCAGCCCGCAAACTGCTGGAGCAGTCGCCGCATTTCCGTATGTTGCAGGATATCGAGCGCCAGTTCGCCGACCTGAACCGGCTAACCCGCAAACAGGGTGATCAGCCCTCTGGCCTGGATGAAATCATGCAGGTGGTGGGTGAACTTCATGAATACCTGCGCAACATCCAGGAGTCCCCGGATGCCGGTAAAGCCGCGCTCAGCGCCGCCCGTGCCCGCATGGGCCTGCAGGGGGCAGACCCCATCTTCACACTGCAGCGCATGGCCAACCACCAGCCTGAGCCACTGAACCGCGTACTCAACCGGCTGGCCACGGAAAGCTGGCGGGTGGTGCTGGACCGTGCAGTGGCTCAGTTGGAGCGAGAGTGGTACCGGGAAGTTTACCAGCCGTTTCAGCAGAACCTGGCCCGGCACTACCCGTTCACCGCCGGTGCCGGTCGCGATGCCGCATTGCAGGATTTTGAGCGCTTCTTTGCGCCGGACGGCATTCTGGAAACCTTCTACAACGACAACCTGAAGCTGTTCCTGGAAGACCATCCGGAGCATGTAGGCGACGCCCGCCGGGCCAGCCTGGTGCGCCGCGACGTGGTGGCGTCTCTGGATCGCGCAAGGCAGATTCGCCAGGCCTTCTTCACTCGCAGCGGCACGCTGGATGTGGAGTTTGCCCTGGAACCCCTGAACCTGACCAACAACAAGCGCCGGGCGGTGGTGAATATCGACGGCCAGCTGGTGGAGTTCTCCCACGGCCCGCGCCAGAGCATTCCGCTGGTGTGGCCCAACACCCTGCGGGATTCGGTGGAAAGCCGCATTACGCTGGTGCCGATTCAGGTGAACCGTTCGCCCCGAAGTATCTCGGAAAGCGGCCCCTGGGCGCTGTTCCGGTTGCTCGATAAAGCCGAGATTGCCGGCGTCAGCAGCAATGCAGTGGATGTGAAGTTCACTGTGGACGATGGCGAGATGCGATATCGCCTGCATGCGGCCAGTAATACCAACCCGTTCACACAGCAGCTGCTCTCGGGGTACCGCATACCCCGCAGCTTGTATTAA